One stretch of Marinobacterium iners DNA includes these proteins:
- the eutC gene encoding ethanolamine ammonia-lyase subunit EutC — translation MEKNPVDKHQIVTSNSWASLRRHTDARIGLGRSGISQPTAPQLEFQQAHARARDAVHIPLDVKQLQSELAQVGLQSLLLHSQAEDRATYLQRPDKGRRLDADSAALLKQLSEQQPASDATIVIADGLSSTAVQRHAARVAAEVDQRLAAEGLTRSPVCIVQQGRVAVGDEVGELLDSRVVILLVGERPGLSSPDSLGIYYTYNPRVGLTDAARNCISNIRPAGISPQDAAERLLWLVRESLRRKLSGVELKDESGDAEALEGEGQRNFLLE, via the coding sequence GTGGAAAAGAATCCTGTGGATAAACATCAGATCGTAACGTCCAACAGCTGGGCCAGCCTGCGCCGCCATACCGATGCCCGCATCGGACTCGGCCGTAGCGGCATCAGCCAGCCGACGGCGCCTCAGCTTGAATTCCAGCAGGCGCATGCCCGTGCACGGGATGCCGTGCATATACCGCTGGATGTGAAGCAGCTGCAGTCTGAATTGGCACAGGTCGGGCTGCAGAGCCTGTTGCTGCACAGTCAAGCGGAGGATCGCGCAACCTACCTGCAACGGCCGGACAAGGGACGACGGCTGGATGCCGACTCGGCGGCATTGCTGAAACAGCTGAGCGAACAGCAACCCGCCAGTGACGCGACCATCGTGATCGCCGACGGTCTTTCGTCCACGGCGGTACAGCGCCATGCAGCGCGGGTCGCGGCCGAGGTGGACCAGCGTCTGGCGGCTGAAGGGCTGACCCGATCACCGGTCTGTATCGTGCAGCAGGGCAGAGTCGCAGTGGGAGACGAAGTGGGCGAGTTGCTGGACAGTCGAGTAGTGATTCTGCTGGTGGGTGAGCGACCGGGGCTCAGCTCGCCGGACAGTCTGGGCATCTACTACACCTACAACCCACGCGTCGGTTTGACCGATGCCGCACGCAACTGCATTTCCAATATCCGTCCGGCCGGTATCTCGCCGCAGGATGCGGCCGAACGCCTGCTTTGGCTGGTCAGGGAGTCCCTGCGGCGCAAACTCTCAGGTGTCGAGCTGAAAGACGAATCCGGTGACGCCGAGGCCCTGGAAGGGGAAGGCCAGCGCAATTTTCTGCTGGAGTAA
- a CDS encoding DUF2269 family protein: MSIYLILKSAHILSAFLLFGTGLGSAFYKYMSYRSGQVPAIAETDRLVVLADWLFTTPTILIQPLTGVAMLWVIGLPITTPWVMLTFALYLLAGLCWLPVVWLQLRMKALSRQAAADNAPLPDSYHRYSRYWFWLGVPAFLAMVIVVGLMVFKPYF; encoded by the coding sequence ATGAGTATCTATTTGATCCTGAAATCCGCCCATATACTCAGCGCTTTTCTGCTGTTCGGCACCGGTCTGGGCAGCGCTTTTTACAAGTACATGAGCTACCGCAGCGGACAGGTTCCCGCCATTGCCGAAACCGACCGGTTGGTGGTGCTGGCCGACTGGTTGTTCACCACCCCGACCATTCTGATTCAGCCACTTACCGGTGTGGCGATGTTGTGGGTTATAGGCCTGCCGATCACCACCCCCTGGGTGATGCTTACCTTCGCCCTCTACCTGCTGGCGGGCCTGTGCTGGTTGCCTGTGGTGTGGTTGCAGCTGAGGATGAAAGCGCTGTCCCGGCAGGCGGCTGCGGATAATGCGCCGCTGCCGGACAGCTACCATCGCTACAGCCGCTACTGGTTCTGGCTGGGGGTGCCCGCCTTTTTAGCCATGGTCATCGTAGTCGGATTAATGGTGTTCAAGCCGTACTTCTGA
- the ltrA gene encoding group II intron reverse transcriptase/maturase — protein MTVSTISVKTFRSDTGAPSLTDKVWLRANWHQIEEDVKRLQVRIAKATLEGRWGKVKALQRLLTRSYCSKMLAVKRVTENRGKRTPGVDGKIWSTPAAKLKGAQALKHRGYRPQPLRRIYIPKSNGKKRPLGIPTMRDRAMQALWKLALEPVAETLADPNSYGFRPNRSTADAVAHCFNALAKHTSAQWVLEADIRGCFDNISHDWLVRNIAMDKVILRKWLEAGYVEEGTFFATEAGTPQGGIISPVLANLTLDGLEQVINLSVASTDRTRRPFKVHVVRYADDFIVTGVSKDLLQHRVRPAIEAFLAERGLELSNEKTQITHISEGFDFLGQNVRKYSGKLLITPARKSVKALMDRVRQVVNGNKAATQANLILTLNPIIRGWAMYHRHVVSKARYAWVDHQVWRVLWRWAVRRHAMKGAKWIKQKYFHIEGANHWVFASDEKVNGISQRLRLFSAASVPIVRHIKIRSAVNPFDPAWAVYLERRQRSFRSDARFY, from the coding sequence ATGACGGTATCGACAATCAGCGTGAAAACGTTCAGGTCTGATACTGGTGCACCTTCGCTCACCGACAAGGTTTGGCTCCGGGCGAACTGGCACCAGATCGAGGAGGATGTGAAGCGACTCCAAGTGCGTATCGCTAAGGCAACACTAGAAGGCAGATGGGGCAAGGTTAAAGCCTTGCAGCGCCTGCTGACTCGTTCCTATTGCAGCAAAATGCTTGCTGTAAAACGAGTGACGGAAAATCGAGGTAAACGAACACCGGGGGTCGACGGCAAAATCTGGTCGACACCCGCCGCCAAACTAAAAGGAGCACAGGCGTTGAAGCATCGCGGCTACCGTCCGCAACCGCTGAGACGTATCTACATACCTAAGAGCAACGGAAAGAAACGTCCGCTTGGGATACCAACAATGCGGGACAGAGCAATGCAGGCCTTGTGGAAGCTTGCTTTAGAACCGGTTGCAGAGACCCTTGCAGACCCGAACTCCTATGGATTCAGGCCAAACCGCTCAACAGCAGACGCCGTAGCACATTGTTTCAATGCGCTTGCTAAACACACCTCCGCCCAATGGGTGTTGGAGGCTGATATTCGAGGCTGTTTCGATAATATCAGTCATGATTGGTTAGTCAGAAACATTGCTATGGACAAAGTCATTCTGCGCAAATGGCTTGAAGCGGGGTATGTAGAGGAAGGAACCTTCTTCGCAACCGAAGCTGGTACGCCACAAGGCGGCATCATCTCCCCGGTATTAGCGAACTTGACGCTGGATGGCTTAGAACAGGTGATCAATCTGAGCGTGGCTTCAACGGACCGCACTCGACGACCGTTCAAAGTTCACGTCGTGAGGTATGCAGATGACTTCATCGTGACAGGTGTCTCCAAAGACCTTCTGCAACACCGGGTACGCCCCGCAATCGAAGCATTCCTGGCAGAGCGAGGTCTTGAACTCTCAAACGAGAAGACCCAAATCACGCATATCTCAGAAGGTTTTGACTTCCTGGGTCAAAATGTCCGTAAATATTCGGGTAAGCTGCTCATCACACCGGCCCGCAAAAGCGTGAAAGCGCTCATGGATAGAGTCCGGCAAGTGGTGAATGGCAATAAGGCAGCGACACAGGCGAATCTGATTCTAACCCTCAACCCCATTATCCGGGGATGGGCGATGTATCACCGCCACGTTGTGTCAAAGGCCCGATATGCATGGGTTGACCATCAGGTTTGGCGGGTTCTATGGCGATGGGCTGTACGCCGGCACGCCATGAAGGGTGCGAAGTGGATTAAGCAAAAATATTTCCACATCGAGGGGGCAAACCACTGGGTGTTTGCATCAGATGAGAAGGTTAATGGCATCAGCCAACGATTGCGGCTCTTTTCAGCCGCGTCCGTTCCTATCGTTCGTCACATCAAAATACGCAGCGCCGTAAACCCCTTTGACCCGGCGTGGGCCGTTTACCTAGAGCGCCGCCAACGATCGTTCCGTAGTGATGCTCGGTTTTACTAA
- a CDS encoding aspartate aminotransferase family protein, which produces MSDIRGILDQNAFSFDRLQQADERIGALVRKRLETVGPTSMLFYEEPLHIVRGEGVWLFDDQGQRYLDVYNNVPSVGHCHPRVVQAVAEQMGTLNVHTRYLHEGLHRYAERLLATLPPPLNRLVMMCTGSEGNDMALRLARQWTGHQGIIVTEAAYHGNTSAVTEVSPSSFKKGSLPEHVHIIPISQMPEQADPSGWFADQVRAGVARLDALGYGCAALLVDSIFSSDGIFADPPGFLKPAVEWLQAKGMLLIADEVQPGFGRTGHSMWGFERHQITPDVVTMGKPMGNGFPMAGLAAREELLAALNEDVGYFNTFGGSTVAVAAGMAVLDVLAEEALIANARQQGDYLKQQLEGLQSTFDEVAAVRGAGLFIGLDLCNPARDGAPDAARTTAVINALKRNGVLIGAAGKTGSTLKIRPPLCIARAEADLFLDRLEQSIRATAG; this is translated from the coding sequence GTGAGCGATATCCGTGGAATTCTGGATCAGAATGCGTTCAGTTTCGACCGTCTTCAGCAGGCCGATGAGCGAATCGGGGCGTTGGTGCGCAAGCGTCTGGAAACCGTTGGCCCCACCTCAATGCTGTTCTATGAGGAACCCTTGCACATTGTTCGGGGCGAAGGGGTCTGGCTGTTTGACGATCAGGGGCAGCGCTATCTGGATGTGTACAACAATGTACCCTCTGTTGGGCATTGTCACCCAAGAGTGGTGCAGGCGGTGGCCGAGCAGATGGGCACGCTGAATGTACACACCCGTTATCTGCATGAAGGCCTACACCGATATGCAGAGCGTCTGCTGGCCACGCTGCCACCACCTTTGAACCGTCTGGTGATGATGTGTACCGGCAGTGAAGGCAACGATATGGCCCTGCGTCTGGCACGTCAGTGGACCGGGCATCAGGGCATCATCGTTACCGAGGCGGCCTACCACGGCAACACCTCAGCCGTGACCGAGGTGTCGCCCTCATCCTTCAAGAAAGGCTCGCTGCCCGAGCATGTACATATCATCCCGATTTCGCAGATGCCTGAGCAGGCCGACCCTTCCGGCTGGTTTGCCGATCAGGTGCGTGCTGGTGTGGCGCGTCTGGATGCGCTGGGGTACGGCTGTGCCGCGCTGCTGGTGGATTCGATCTTCTCCAGCGACGGCATCTTTGCTGACCCGCCCGGCTTCCTCAAGCCGGCGGTGGAATGGCTCCAGGCCAAGGGCATGCTGTTGATTGCCGATGAGGTACAACCCGGTTTCGGTCGCACCGGCCATAGCATGTGGGGCTTTGAACGTCATCAGATTACGCCGGACGTGGTCACCATGGGCAAACCGATGGGGAACGGCTTCCCGATGGCAGGGCTGGCAGCGCGGGAAGAGCTGTTGGCTGCCCTCAATGAGGATGTGGGCTACTTCAACACTTTCGGCGGCTCGACCGTTGCGGTGGCTGCCGGTATGGCGGTGCTGGATGTACTGGCAGAGGAAGCACTGATCGCCAATGCCCGTCAGCAGGGTGATTACCTGAAGCAGCAGCTTGAGGGACTGCAGTCTACCTTTGATGAGGTGGCTGCGGTGCGGGGTGCGGGTCTGTTCATCGGCCTTGACCTGTGCAACCCGGCCCGGGATGGCGCGCCGGATGCGGCCCGGACCACGGCGGTCATCAATGCCCTCAAGCGTAACGGTGTGTTGATCGGTGCCGCAGGCAAGACCGGTAGCACGCTGAAAATCCGTCCGCCGCTCTGTATTGCACGGGCTGAAGCGGACCTGTTTCTGGATCGGCTTGAACAGTCGATCAGGGCAACGGCGGGGTAA
- a CDS encoding peroxidase-related enzyme (This protein belongs to a clade of uncharacterized proteins related to peroxidases such as the alkylhydroperoxidase AhpD.) encodes MSEVKQQAISRFPVPELSDMPEDIRERILAVQEKAGFVPNVFLVLAHRPEEFRAFFAYHDALMEKPGNLTIAEREMIVVATSNLNQCQYCVVAHGAILRIRAKDPLIADQVAVNYRKADITERQKAMLDFAVKVSMQAYAVGEEDFAALKAQGFDEDDIWDIAAISSFFGLSNRMANVTSMRPNAEFYNLGRQPR; translated from the coding sequence ATGAGTGAAGTGAAACAACAGGCGATCAGCCGTTTCCCGGTGCCGGAGCTGTCCGATATGCCGGAAGATATCCGTGAGCGGATTCTGGCGGTGCAGGAAAAGGCCGGTTTTGTTCCTAACGTGTTTCTGGTGTTGGCACATCGGCCGGAGGAGTTTCGTGCCTTCTTTGCCTACCATGATGCCTTGATGGAAAAGCCGGGCAATTTGACGATTGCCGAGCGTGAAATGATCGTTGTGGCGACCAGCAACCTGAACCAGTGCCAGTACTGCGTGGTGGCCCACGGGGCCATCCTGCGCATCCGGGCCAAGGACCCGCTGATTGCCGATCAGGTGGCGGTCAACTATCGCAAGGCTGATATCACCGAACGTCAGAAGGCGATGCTGGATTTCGCCGTCAAGGTGTCGATGCAGGCTTACGCGGTGGGTGAAGAGGACTTTGCGGCTCTCAAGGCGCAGGGTTTTGACGAGGACGATATCTGGGATATCGCGGCGATATCATCCTTCTTCGGCCTGTCGAACCGTATGGCCAACGTGACCAGCATGCGCCCGAATGCCGAGTTCTACAACCTCGGTCGCCAGCCGCGCTGA
- a CDS encoding SDR family oxidoreductase, translated as MRVLLAGATGFIGQHLHRALLAEGHEVVACSRQPPDLPCLDFFPCDFSHDLSPEDWLSRLSDLDAVINAVGIILEGLGQHFNALHTQAPKALFNACVQKGITRVIQISALGADEQAETAYHLSKREADDYLAQQPLDWLILRPSLVYGPGSASSELFAGLAALPLTPLIGDGQQPVQPIHIDDLVKAVLTALTSESPSRQRIDCVGPSALSFQNWLNGWREWLGKATAPSIRVPLALAQSGARVCAPFSRLPVDAESLQMLQRGNAAPVEPFKQAFGFTPQPFEHSIEQMPASRAERQQAGLFFLWPLLRLSLAFMWIWTGLTSALWYPVDESYQMLAAVGLSGVALPIALYTAALLDTLLGLALLLNYRLRLVLLTQIAMMLGYSLILTFCLPEFWLHPFGPISKNLPLIAASLMLYVREGDAQ; from the coding sequence ATGCGTGTACTGCTGGCCGGCGCCACCGGCTTTATTGGCCAACACCTGCACCGCGCATTGTTGGCAGAGGGACATGAAGTGGTCGCCTGCTCCCGTCAGCCCCCTGACCTGCCCTGCCTGGACTTTTTCCCCTGTGATTTCTCACACGACCTGAGTCCCGAGGACTGGCTTTCCCGTCTGAGCGACCTGGATGCTGTCATTAATGCGGTGGGCATTATTCTGGAAGGTTTGGGCCAACATTTTAACGCCCTGCATACGCAGGCTCCCAAGGCCTTGTTCAATGCCTGTGTTCAAAAGGGTATCACCCGTGTAATCCAGATTTCAGCACTGGGCGCTGATGAGCAGGCTGAAACCGCCTACCACCTGAGCAAGCGGGAAGCCGATGATTATCTCGCCCAGCAGCCGCTGGACTGGCTGATCCTTCGCCCTTCTCTGGTGTACGGACCCGGCTCTGCCAGCAGTGAGCTCTTTGCCGGCCTTGCCGCACTGCCGCTCACGCCGTTGATCGGTGACGGCCAACAGCCAGTGCAGCCGATTCATATCGATGATCTGGTCAAAGCGGTGCTGACCGCTCTGACAAGCGAGTCGCCCTCTCGGCAACGGATCGACTGTGTCGGCCCCTCAGCCCTGAGCTTCCAGAATTGGCTCAACGGCTGGCGAGAGTGGCTGGGTAAAGCCACCGCTCCATCGATACGAGTACCCTTAGCCCTCGCCCAGTCAGGTGCTCGTGTGTGCGCACCCTTCAGCCGCCTGCCGGTGGATGCTGAGAGTTTGCAGATGCTACAACGAGGTAATGCTGCGCCGGTCGAACCCTTTAAGCAGGCATTTGGATTTACGCCTCAGCCATTCGAGCACAGTATCGAACAGATGCCAGCCAGTCGTGCCGAGCGCCAGCAGGCCGGGTTATTCTTCCTCTGGCCATTACTGCGCTTGAGCCTGGCCTTCATGTGGATCTGGACAGGGCTGACCTCGGCCCTTTGGTACCCAGTGGATGAGAGCTATCAGATGCTTGCGGCAGTAGGCTTGTCAGGTGTCGCCTTGCCCATCGCCCTCTACACTGCTGCGCTACTGGATACGCTGCTGGGATTGGCGCTGCTTCTGAATTATCGGCTTCGGCTCGTTCTGCTGACCCAGATCGCCATGATGCTGGGCTATAGCCTGATTCTCACCTTTTGCCTGCCCGAATTCTGGCTCCACCCTTTCGGTCCAATCAGTAAAAACCTGCCACTGATTGCCGCCAGTCTGATGCTGTATGTTCGCGAAGGAGACGCACAATGA
- a CDS encoding ethanolamine ammonia-lyase subunit EutB: MNYHVDIGQTRYCFLDLKTLMAKATPLRSGDCLAGIAAENATERVAAQRCLAEVPLKQFLHEALIPYEQDEVTRLIFDTHDAAAFTPVAHLTVGDFRDWLLSDHASRESLSALAPGLTPEMVAAVSKIMRIQDLILVAQKTEVVTRFRNTIGLSGRMSTRLQPNHPTDDPAGVAASVLDGLLYANGDAVIGINPATDNYHAVTRLMHLLDDVIQRYEIPTQSCVLTHVTTHLEAINRGAPVDLVFQSIAGTQAANDSFGINLSILDEAHKAALELGRGTVGQNVMYFETGQGSALSANAHHGVDQQTCETRAYAVARRFDPLLVNTVVGFIGPEYLYDGKQIIRAGLEDHFCGKLLGLPMGCDICYTNHAEADQDDMDMLLTQLGVAGINFIMGIPGSDDIMLNYQTTSFHDALYVREVLNKPPAPEFAAWLEKMGIFGKDNRLASGSTLPPPFAHLQDRL, translated from the coding sequence ATGAACTATCACGTCGATATTGGCCAGACTCGATACTGTTTCCTGGACCTGAAAACCCTGATGGCAAAGGCGACGCCGCTGCGCTCCGGCGATTGCCTGGCGGGCATCGCGGCGGAGAACGCCACCGAGCGGGTGGCGGCGCAGCGCTGCCTGGCCGAGGTGCCGCTGAAACAGTTCCTGCACGAGGCGCTGATCCCCTATGAACAGGATGAAGTCACCCGGCTGATTTTCGATACGCATGATGCTGCCGCCTTCACGCCGGTGGCGCATCTGACGGTGGGCGACTTCCGTGACTGGCTGTTGTCCGATCATGCCAGCCGCGAGAGCCTGAGCGCACTTGCGCCGGGGCTGACGCCGGAGATGGTGGCCGCCGTGTCCAAGATCATGCGAATACAGGACCTGATTCTGGTAGCGCAGAAAACTGAAGTGGTCACCCGCTTTCGCAACACCATCGGTCTGAGCGGCAGGATGTCCACGCGGCTGCAGCCCAACCACCCCACCGATGACCCGGCCGGCGTTGCCGCCAGCGTGCTGGATGGCCTGCTCTATGCCAATGGCGATGCGGTGATCGGCATCAACCCGGCCACCGACAACTACCATGCAGTGACCCGGCTGATGCACTTGCTCGACGACGTGATCCAGCGCTACGAAATTCCGACCCAGTCCTGCGTGCTGACCCATGTCACCACCCACCTGGAGGCGATCAATCGGGGCGCGCCGGTGGATCTGGTATTCCAGTCGATCGCCGGTACTCAGGCGGCCAACGACAGTTTCGGCATCAACCTGTCGATTCTGGACGAGGCGCACAAGGCGGCGCTGGAGCTGGGGCGTGGTACGGTGGGCCAGAACGTCATGTACTTCGAGACCGGTCAGGGCAGCGCGCTGTCGGCCAACGCACATCACGGCGTCGATCAGCAAACCTGCGAGACCCGCGCCTATGCCGTGGCACGCCGTTTCGATCCGTTGCTGGTGAATACCGTGGTCGGCTTTATCGGCCCCGAGTACCTGTACGACGGCAAGCAGATCATCCGTGCCGGGCTGGAGGACCACTTCTGCGGCAAGCTGCTGGGCCTGCCGATGGGCTGTGATATCTGCTACACCAACCACGCCGAAGCGGATCAGGATGACATGGACATGCTGCTGACCCAGCTGGGCGTGGCCGGGATCAACTTCATCATGGGCATTCCCGGTTCCGATGACATCATGCTCAACTATCAGACCACCTCGTTTCACGACGCCCTCTACGTGCGTGAGGTACTGAACAAGCCGCCGGCACCTGAGTTTGCCGCTTGGCTGGAGAAGATGGGTATTTTCGGTAAGGACAATCGGCTGGCCAGTGGTTCGACGCTGCCGCCGCCCTTTGCCCATCTTCAGGACAGGTTGTAA
- a CDS encoding MDR family oxidoreductase, with the protein MFKAIVLDKAEDQQTVAFKELDDAQLPEGDVTVRVAYSTMNYKDALALTGSAPIAKSYPMVPGIDFAGVVESSDNPDFKPGDQVVLNGWGVGEKHWGGLAEKVRVPGDWLIPLQAPFTERQAMGLGTAGYTAMLCVLALEKQGVKPEDGPILVTGAAGGVGSVAVAVLAKLGYDVAAMTGRPEETDFLKMLGASSIVDRAEYSEKGRPLAKEQWAGAIDVAGGQVLANVCAAMKYRGVVAACGLAAGMGFPATVAPFILRGVTLVGVDSVMAPKAERLEAWQRLAKDLDINKLESLITDVPFEQVIDQAALMMKGQIRGRIVVPVAGE; encoded by the coding sequence ATGTTCAAAGCGATCGTACTCGACAAGGCAGAAGACCAGCAGACCGTTGCCTTCAAGGAACTGGATGATGCCCAGTTGCCCGAGGGTGACGTGACCGTGCGGGTGGCGTATTCCACCATGAACTACAAGGACGCGCTGGCGTTGACCGGCAGTGCACCGATCGCCAAGAGTTATCCCATGGTGCCGGGCATCGACTTTGCCGGCGTGGTCGAATCGTCTGACAACCCGGATTTCAAGCCGGGCGATCAGGTGGTCCTGAACGGCTGGGGCGTGGGTGAGAAGCACTGGGGCGGTCTGGCCGAGAAGGTCCGTGTACCGGGCGACTGGCTGATCCCGCTGCAGGCGCCGTTTACCGAGCGTCAGGCGATGGGGCTGGGGACTGCCGGATACACGGCGATGCTCTGTGTGCTGGCGCTGGAGAAACAGGGCGTGAAACCTGAAGACGGCCCGATTCTGGTCACCGGTGCCGCTGGCGGCGTCGGCAGTGTGGCCGTGGCGGTTCTGGCCAAGCTGGGTTACGACGTGGCGGCCATGACCGGTCGCCCGGAAGAAACTGACTTCCTCAAAATGCTGGGAGCATCCAGCATCGTAGACCGTGCCGAGTACAGCGAGAAAGGCCGTCCGCTGGCGAAAGAGCAGTGGGCCGGTGCCATCGACGTGGCCGGTGGCCAGGTGCTGGCCAACGTCTGTGCTGCGATGAAATACCGTGGTGTGGTGGCGGCCTGTGGACTGGCGGCCGGTATGGGCTTCCCGGCCACAGTGGCGCCGTTCATTCTGCGTGGCGTGACGCTGGTCGGTGTTGACAGCGTGATGGCTCCCAAGGCCGAACGTCTGGAAGCCTGGCAGCGTTTGGCAAAGGACCTGGATATCAACAAGCTGGAAAGCCTGATCACCGACGTGCCGTTCGAGCAGGTGATTGATCAGGCCGCGCTGATGATGAAGGGCCAGATCCGTGGCCGTATCGTGGTGCCGGTTGCCGGCGAATAA
- a CDS encoding phosphotransferase enzyme family protein, with protein sequence MSLNAEGRDFFAVGFEHVKGAEPDVGQSLPHWFEKLGAVTARLHQHSRDWQPPDWFVRKRWNLDTMIAPDGLWGDWRDAPGLTSGDEALINQAIGHIEQAIMDYGQSADRYGLVHADLRLANLLVDGDRLSIIDFDDSGFCWYAYDFAAAISFYELDSIIPQLRKAWVQGYRSIAEFTAADDAMLDTFVMIRRIMLSAWLASHADSEAAQGLIDGYIEGTAQLARQYLQNNG encoded by the coding sequence ATCAGCCTGAATGCCGAAGGGCGCGACTTTTTTGCCGTGGGCTTTGAGCATGTGAAGGGGGCCGAGCCCGATGTCGGGCAGAGTCTGCCCCACTGGTTCGAGAAGCTGGGGGCGGTGACGGCCAGACTACATCAGCACAGCCGAGACTGGCAGCCGCCGGATTGGTTCGTGCGCAAGCGCTGGAATCTGGACACCATGATCGCCCCTGACGGCCTGTGGGGCGACTGGCGTGATGCCCCGGGGCTGACGTCGGGTGATGAAGCCCTGATTAATCAAGCGATCGGGCACATTGAGCAGGCAATTATGGACTATGGGCAGAGCGCTGATCGCTATGGGCTGGTGCATGCGGATCTGCGTCTGGCCAACCTGCTGGTGGACGGAGACCGACTGTCGATCATTGACTTCGATGACAGCGGCTTCTGCTGGTATGCCTATGACTTTGCAGCCGCGATCAGCTTCTACGAGCTGGACTCGATCATCCCGCAGCTGCGCAAGGCCTGGGTACAGGGTTATCGCTCGATCGCCGAATTTACCGCGGCGGATGACGCGATGCTGGACACCTTCGTCATGATCCGGCGCATCATGCTCAGTGCCTGGCTGGCCTCGCATGCCGACAGCGAGGCGGCACAGGGCTTGATTGATGGTTACATCGAAGGGACAGCCCAGCTGGCCCGGCAGTATCTACAGAATAATGGCTGA
- a CDS encoding GbsR/MarR family transcriptional regulator, which yields MKGTIMQLSPTMQTFILHWGEMGSRWGVNRTVAQIHALLYLAGEPLTAETITETLGVARSNVSTSLRELQSWGLVHTSQKLGDRRDYFASQQDVWDIFMTIMEGRKQRELDPTLTTLRSCSVEGKEDSQTPAEVQARIDDTLDFLEQLIKWYGQMKSVDRNTLIKLMKLGARVQSLMGK from the coding sequence ATGAAAGGCACCATCATGCAGCTCAGTCCGACCATGCAAACCTTTATTCTTCACTGGGGAGAGATGGGCTCTCGCTGGGGGGTGAACCGTACCGTGGCACAGATTCATGCGCTGCTCTATTTGGCTGGCGAACCCCTGACAGCTGAAACCATTACCGAAACGCTGGGCGTGGCACGCTCGAATGTGAGTACCAGCCTGCGAGAGCTGCAGTCCTGGGGACTGGTTCATACCTCCCAGAAGTTGGGCGACCGACGCGACTATTTCGCCTCTCAGCAGGATGTGTGGGATATCTTCATGACCATCATGGAAGGCCGCAAGCAACGCGAGCTGGACCCAACGCTGACCACCCTGCGCAGCTGCTCGGTTGAAGGCAAGGAAGACAGCCAAACACCCGCCGAGGTACAGGCCCGTATTGATGACACCCTTGATTTTCTGGAGCAGCTGATCAAGTGGTATGGCCAGATGAAATCGGTCGACCGCAATACGCTGATCAAGCTGATGAAACTGGGTGCCCGTGTACAGAGCCTGATGGGCAAGTAA
- a CDS encoding cupin domain-containing protein yields the protein MEVVRRGTEKGHTYQLLSYHRGKKKSYEPFLITMDDASEVFPTFSHPGQEFIYLLQGQIRYRHGNHLYDMEPGDALSFDAEIPHGPEELLEVPIQLLSIIHYDDQ from the coding sequence ATGGAGGTGGTGCGCCGCGGGACCGAGAAGGGCCATACTTACCAGCTGCTCAGCTACCACCGCGGCAAGAAGAAAAGCTACGAGCCGTTTCTGATCACCATGGATGATGCCAGCGAGGTGTTCCCGACCTTTTCTCACCCCGGTCAGGAGTTCATCTACCTGCTGCAGGGACAGATTCGCTACCGGCACGGCAACCATCTGTACGACATGGAGCCCGGGGATGCGCTTTCATTCGATGCAGAGATTCCCCACGGGCCTGAAGAGTTGCTGGAAGTTCCGATCCAGCTGTTGTCGATCATTCATTATGATGACCAGTAG